The Microcoleus sp. FACHB-672 genomic sequence ATGGATGGTTTAAGGGGACTTGAACAAGCTAAAAAATACTCGCCCGATTTGATTTTGCTGGATGTAATGATGCCAGGAATGGATGGCTTTGAAACTTGCCGGCAGTTGCAGGCTGAACCCTCTACAAAAAACATTCCGGTGATTTTCATGACAGGGCTGGCCGATCCGGAAGACAAAGTGAAGGGGTTGCAGTTAGGTGCGGTGGACTATATTATAAAACCGTTTCGGAAAGAAGAAGCACTGGCACGGATTCAAACTCATTTAAAAATTCGACGCTTAGGCTTGGAACTTGAACAACAAAAACAACAATTGGAGGAATTAGTTCAAAAACGCACTGCTGAATTAACCGAGACGTTAAACGAATTAAAAAGAACCCAATTGCAGTTAATTCAAAATGAAAAACTCTCTACAATTGGTCAGTTAGTTGCCGGCATTGCTCATGAAATTAATAATCCAGTTGGGTGTATCACCGGCAATCTAGGTCAAGCGCGGCAAGCTGTTGAGGATGCGATTGAGTATATTCGTCTTTATCAAGCTAAATTCCCTAACCCTGGCGCAGAACTTGAAGAAAAGGCTGAAGAGATTGATATAGAATATATTCTAGAAGATTTACCTAAAATGTTTGTCTCCATGAAGGCGGGGATAGAGCGAATTTGCGATATCAGTACCTCATTAAGAACCTTCTCGCGAGCTGATGTAGATTTCAAAATATTAGTGAATATCCATGAGGGAATTGACAGTACCTTAATGATTTTGCAGCATCGTTTGAAGGCTCAAGCGCGTCATCCGGCGATTCAGGTTATAAAAAATTATGGGGAACTTCCTAAAATTGAGTGTTATTTAGGACAACTCAATCAGGTATTTATGAATCTTTTAGCAAATGCGATTGACGCATTGGAAGAAGCAAGTCGGGGACGTAGCTATGAAGCACTCAAAGCGAATCCCAATGTGATCGCCGTTACAACTGAAATCCAAGATGAACAGCAGATTGTGATCCGGATTGCAGATAATGGAATGGGGATGACGGAAGAGGTCAAGCAACGCATCTTTGACCCTCTATTCACGACTAAACCAGTGGGAAAAGGAACAGGTTTGGGACTGGCAATTGTTCATCAAATTATTGTTGAAAAGCACGGGGGAACCATTGAAGTAAATTCAGAACTTGGAAAAGGTACGGAGTTTATTATGAAAATTCCAATGGCTTGATATAGCTTTTCAATTCTTCTTTCAATAGCTAGGAAGTCAGAGTGCCGGCAGAAGCCTAGACAAACTCATAGAAAAAAATATAATAAGCCGGCTTTTGTTTCCTTACACTTAATTTCAACAAACATAGGTGTCCAATTTTACCAAAGTCTTGAGTAATCTGACTTAACGGCACTTGAGACAAGCAAGCCGGTGGCGGAAACTGCCGAGATTTCTCGATTGAACTCAGATCAAAATTATCGGTATCTGATTTTCATCGGCTACTTACTGGTGCGATATATTTCCCATATTTTCTAGAATCCTCTTACTGTATATCTTCTAGCCTTCCTGCTCAGGGTGTTTGGCGGAGTTCTCCCCTAACTTCCCCTGATTTTGAGCTATCTGATAATTGTGGACTGTCAACTACAAAGGGACTCATCAGTACGTTTACGGAATTAAATTCAATATTGTTTTCTCCCTTGCCCCTACCTAAAGGTTGGCGTAGCCTTGCTTCTACCTAAAGGTTGGCGCAGCCTTGCCCCCTTAAAGCACAAGCCAATGTAGCCGGCACAACGCTTAAACGCAGGAAAATCACTTATGCTTGTATTTAAATGGTAATATTGTAGGCATTAAGCAGAAGTTTGCATGAAAAGAATAGAACTGTTAGATTCACTGTTTCAATTTAACCAACCCTTAAGCGAAATTTTATCGCTTTTAAGCGCCTTTGGCCGGGTAAGCAAAAGCGAATTACTCATCCTGAAGCGTCAACATATTGCTGGGGTTTTAAAGCGATATGTATCCGATAAACTTACAGCGACAGAAGTGGAAAATTGGGCAAATGCCATAGAAAGCCGTGAGGATATCGGCTACGATCCAAGCTGTGAGGATGTACTAGGCGAAATCATTTATGAGCTGGCTAACCCGGGGTTAACGAACTCACTTTCAAAAGCGATGGCTAAAAATTGGATTGAGCAACTCTCTCAGACATCGGTCGCTTCAAAGTAAGCTGATAAACATTAAATTTGCACTTTTGTAATGAGAGAACTGTAGGGGCGAAAGAGAGTGTGCGCCTGCAGCAAGGGAGATGGAGAGAAGAATAAAAAACTTTTGTAAATTATAGAAATGGCAAGTTAAATGCTCATTTCATGAGGCACATTTTCAGATTTATTTCGGAAAAGTGTAATTTCGTCGGGTTAGAAATGGCAGTTTTAATTTAAGTCCAAGCTCTAAAAAAAGTATTCTCTTGCCATGCAATTGCAGTACGTTGTTCAATGGCTGTCATTTCTGCCTCACTTAATGGCTTAAACGCTTGCGCCACTTTCACATTAGATTCCAATTGTTCGACTGTCTCAGCGGCTATCACGCAACAATGTACGCCGGCAACCGTGAGGCTATACCCCATCGCTTGCTGCATCCCATCTAAGACATTATTTTTAAATAACCGTCCGTAAGCCGGCACTTTCATGGCAATAACGCCAACGTTTTTCTCACGCGCCACCGGCATCACTGTGGGGATAAATGGACGCGGGTGATGTTTATCGGCTGCATTGACGCAAATTAGGGTGGTGTCAAAGGGATATCGACGCAACCCTTCGGCAATGATATCGGGTTCATGGTGGCCGGTGATGCCGGCAAAGCGAATTAATTTCTGCGCTTTTGCTTCTTCGACTGCTTTAATTGCGCCAGTTTTGCTGAAAATTTGCTCAATTTCTCCAGGTAAAGAGACGTGATGCAATTGCCAAGCGTCTAAATGATCGGTTTTTAAACGCTTTAGAGATCGCTCTAAATGTCGCCACGCGCCATCCCTATCTCGTGCATGAGTTTTGCTTGCCAGATAAATTTTATCTCGATAAGCCGGCAGCACTTTTCCTAAATAATCTTCACTTGGCCCGTACTCTGCGGCTGTGTCAAAATAACGAATGCCGAGTTCAAGTGCGCGTTCAAGAATTGCGACGGCTGCAGCCTCTTGTCCTTCTTTAGAAAGCGGTGTTTGGCCGGCACATCCTAAGCCAAAAATGGGTAGGCTGATGCCGGTTCTGCCTAACACTCTTTCTGGCATGGATGCGGGTGTCACAGCAATTTTTGAGGATGCGGATGTGTTGGTTTGGTTCCGCGCTAATGCACTGCATCCTACAACTGTGCCGGCTGCTGCAACACTTGTGACTAAGAATTTGCGTCGCGTTGTTTTGCGTTTCATGCTCACTTGCTCAGCAAAAAAAATGCTTTAGTTTGCAATTTACCACGATACGCTTTATCAGGGTATCAGTCTTAAGTTATATCGGTTTTAGATTTTGGTTATTTCCGATAGAATTAGGGCGCACACCCGCAATTTTTAGGCGGATGCGGTAAAGGCTTTTACCGGCTGTGATATAAAGTGCTTTGCTGTCGCTGTCTCCCCAGGCTAGATTTGTCGCAGCTTCGGGGACTTCTATTGTTCCAAGAAGATTGCTTGCCGGCGAGAATACCCACACCCCTCCAGGGCCGGTGCTATAAATATTACCCTGAATGTCTGTTTTCATTCCGTCAGGAACGCCTTTTTTGTTAGGATCTTTCAGTTCTGCAAAGATGCGTCCATTTATTAAGCTTCCATCGGAATTTACATCAAAAGCTCGAATGTGACCTTTGTCGGAATCGTCTATATAAAGCGTTTTCTCATCAGGAGAAAAGGTAAGTCCGTTGGGACGCACAAAGTCTTTAACGAGCAAGGTTAATTTGCCATCTGGGGCAATGCGGTAGACCCCATAGAAACCTAGTTCTTCTTGCTCTTTTTTGATGCCATAAGGTGGGTCGGTAAAGTAAATACTGCCATCTGATTTGACAACAAGATCATTTGGGCTGTTTAACGATTTTCCTTCGTATTTATCAGCTAAGGTCACAATTTTGCCGTCTATTTCAGTGCGCGAGACGCGACGGTTAGTGTGTTCAGCCGTAATTAAACGTCCCTCCCGATCTAGTGTGTTGCCATTGGATTTTCCTGAGGGCCGGCGAAAGATTTCTGCTTTTTGATTTTCTTGCAATTGATAAATAGTATCGCCGTTTATATCACTGAAGAGTAAAAAACCTTCGGGATGCCAAACCGGCCCTTCGATAAATTCAAATCCTTCAGCGAGTTTTTCTACTTCAGAGCTTTTATCTTTAATCGCTTCCATACTGTTTTTATCCTGTAATTTTCGGGATTGTAGAATTTTTATTACAAGGTTTTTTGCTGGATTTTCAAAATTATCAATTTTGTTGATATTCTTTGACAAGGGTTGTAAATGTTTTGGCTTGCTAGACGCTGTTGTAAACACAGTGAATAACAGGCTAGACAGTATTATCCCAAAAAGAATGATTTTTCTATTAAAATTTTGGTTCATCGCTTAATTTATTAATTTATCACAACTTCGTCTCCAATTTTATCTGATTAATTCTTTCTATCCAAACTTCATTATCATCTAATGTAAAAATTATGCGTTTGTAAGGTTCATTGTTTAATTCTAAAGTTAAATAATTTTTATCGTTTGTAACATACCAAAATTCTTTACCCTGTTTGGTGTAATAAGTGCCGGCTTTAATCACGCCTGGGAGAAACGTACCGGGGGCACGGAGTTCTGCCCAATTACTCAGAGGTTCTTCATGGGTTACTCGTTCAATATGATCTAGGGGGATTTCAAAAGTTTTATTGGGGGTAAACGCCCATAGTTGCTCATACCACTCCAGTTCGATGTATAGTTGGTTGTTAATAATATTCAAATTCATTGCCTGTTTCCTCATTCCAAAGAGGGAAATCGTAGATTGCTTAAGCGCCGGCTACTTGTAGGTTAGCACAACCGGCCTCAACGTTTGCCAGCTAACTCAACAGCCAAGGCACAAAAATGTTATCCACTTGCAAAATAGTTGAATTGTTCCATTTGCCTAAAAATAGCAGAAGTGCTAAAGTTTCCTGACGTTAATCTCAACTCGTAAGAACCGGATCGGATATCCTCACTGCCGGTAGAAAAAGAGCTTTGGCAAAATATAAAGAGTACCCTCCCCCTCAAACTCATCTGTATACTCTCAACCAGGCAAAATTCATGATTTATTCGGAAAATCTTAAACAACCCGATAAGCCGGCTTCTACCGCCCCAATAACCCGCGCTTATAGTCAAGACGATGTTCAGCAAATTCTCCATTTAGCACTGACGCGCCAAGAAGAAGGTGGCGAAATGTCTCGCGCACAGTTATTGGAAATTGCCCATGATTTAAATATCTCCTCAGAAAATCTCCAGGCAGCAGAAATTGAGTGGAATAACCGGCAGGGAGAATTGCAAAGCCGACAGGTGTTTGATGCTTATCGGCACAGTAAATTGCAACAGAATTTTGTCAAATTTTCAATTGTCAACTCTTTTTTCGTGCTGTTGAATTTAGTCTCAAGTCACGAACTTTCTTGGTCACTTTATATTGTACTAGCTTGGGGGTTGGGACTGGCGTTGCAAGGTTGGAAAACTTATCAAACTGAAGGCGAAGAGTATGAGCAAGCTTTCCAGCGGTGGCGCGTCAAGAAACAATTGGGGCAGTCATTTAATACATTAATGATGAAGTGGCTTAAGCCCAGCCTTTAGAAGTTGACGGTGAAAAATTCAAATTTGTAGGTTGCCGATTTTCATGGGTTTCAGCAACGCCGATTTTTTAACCGCAGATAAACGCAGATAAACGCGGATAAAATAAGGCTTTATGCCCATTTTATCTGGGCTAGTTTCTGGGCTGGATAAACATACCAACGATGCAACCTTTTTAATTCCATAGCGAGGGAGAAAGTCTGAGGAAAGTCTGGGCAGGGATAGCCTAATTCTCGCAAACCGGCAACCACGGTGCAAGGCGCAACCCACCATTGTTGACTGAGTTGCAGCAAGTTAATTGGCTTGTCTGGGGAGTTTTTTAGATATTTTTGTAAATGCGATTTTAATTCAGTCGCAGTCGGCATTAGTGGCACTTGATCGCACAGATAAATTTGACGGGGTTTTCCAATGGCTAGCAACCACTGCAAATGACTTCCAGAAGGCGGCAGTGTCCATAATATAAAAGCATCACAAATATGCCGGGGACGATCATATTCAATTTCACAATTGGTTAAATCTGCCGCTATCTCTGGCTTACCGGCACCATAAATCAACACTTTCCCCTGCAATTGTGATAATAATTGATTAAAATTGCTAACTTTCACCCATTCTGGCACAATTTGAATTGCCGGCGCTTTCGGGTAAAGAAGGGTAAGTGTTAGGCTATTAGAATAGCTAGAATTAGGAGATTTAAGGATTTTTCCTCCTCTCCCACTTTCTTCCCCACTACTTTCAGGAAGCCGCACACCGGCTAACTCTAATTCAACCGTTGTGTTGCCATTCCAATTATTTTCTTTCAACTGAAAAGCGACATCTACTCGTGTTGGTAACGGAAAGTAATCTCCCCAGCGCCACGCAACTGCTTTAATTCGTGCCGGCGGCTGGCAAGTTAGCGCATCAGCTTCTTGCACAAGGGTGACTTTAATATGTCCTTTCCCAATCGGTTTTTGTTCAACTACGCGCACATTTGGCGTCCAAAAAACAGGTTCTCGGTTGTCAATTCCGCAGGGTTGTAAGGCATCAATTTGCTGATAAAGATCTAAATTAATTTGATGTAAATTAACCAGCGTATCAATTTGCACCAGCGGTTTCAGGTGTGCGGGATCTAGGCATTTATGAGCAAATTTACTGAGGCGTTCCCGCAAGGCTTCTATATTGCCGGCTGCCATTGAAAAGCCTCCGGCTGCCCGATGTCCGCCGTATTTTCCTAATAAATCATCGCAAAATTGCAACGCTTCAAATATATTAAATTCTGGAATACTTCGCGCTGAACCCCGAATATGTTCTTCGCTTTCAAAAGTTCCGATAAACACCGGCACTCCGTAACGTTCCACTAACCGCGAGGCAACAATCCCAATAACGCCGTGATGCCAATTCGGTTGCACAACCACTAAGACGCGTTCTTGCTGTATATCTACATCACTATTTTCAACATAAGCAATGGCTTCTTGTTCAATTTGGGCGCAAAGTTGTTGCCGGCGCTCATTAATTTGCTCGCACTGCATTGCTCTTTCAAGTGCTAACCCCATGTCATCAGTTGTTAGCAATTCAATCACAATTTGAGGATCGCCAATTCGCCCCACGGCATTAAT encodes the following:
- a CDS encoding response regulator; the protein is MLTNSNHEIILVIDDSLTNLEILHNTLDLVGYKVMVEMDGLRGLEQAKKYSPDLILLDVMMPGMDGFETCRQLQAEPSTKNIPVIFMTGLADPEDKVKGLQLGAVDYIIKPFRKEEALARIQTHLKIRRLGLELEQQKQQLEELVQKRTAELTETLNELKRTQLQLIQNEKLSTIGQLVAGIAHEINNPVGCITGNLGQARQAVEDAIEYIRLYQAKFPNPGAELEEKAEEIDIEYILEDLPKMFVSMKAGIERICDISTSLRTFSRADVDFKILVNIHEGIDSTLMILQHRLKAQARHPAIQVIKNYGELPKIECYLGQLNQVFMNLLANAIDALEEASRGRSYEALKANPNVIAVTTEIQDEQQIVIRIADNGMGMTEEVKQRIFDPLFTTKPVGKGTGLGLAIVHQIIVEKHGGTIEVNSELGKGTEFIMKIPMA
- a CDS encoding aldo/keto reductase, with product MKRKTTRRKFLVTSVAAAGTVVGCSALARNQTNTSASSKIAVTPASMPERVLGRTGISLPIFGLGCAGQTPLSKEGQEAAAVAILERALELGIRYFDTAAEYGPSEDYLGKVLPAYRDKIYLASKTHARDRDGAWRHLERSLKRLKTDHLDAWQLHHVSLPGEIEQIFSKTGAIKAVEEAKAQKLIRFAGITGHHEPDIIAEGLRRYPFDTTLICVNAADKHHPRPFIPTVMPVAREKNVGVIAMKVPAYGRLFKNNVLDGMQQAMGYSLTVAGVHCCVIAAETVEQLESNVKVAQAFKPLSEAEMTAIEQRTAIAWQENTFFRAWT
- a CDS encoding SMP-30/gluconolactonase/LRE family protein; translated protein: MEAIKDKSSEVEKLAEGFEFIEGPVWHPEGFLLFSDINGDTIYQLQENQKAEIFRRPSGKSNGNTLDREGRLITAEHTNRRVSRTEIDGKIVTLADKYEGKSLNSPNDLVVKSDGSIYFTDPPYGIKKEQEELGFYGVYRIAPDGKLTLLVKDFVRPNGLTFSPDEKTLYIDDSDKGHIRAFDVNSDGSLINGRIFAELKDPNKKGVPDGMKTDIQGNIYSTGPGGVWVFSPASNLLGTIEVPEAATNLAWGDSDSKALYITAGKSLYRIRLKIAGVRPNSIGNNQNLKPI
- a CDS encoding 2TM domain-containing protein, which codes for MIYSENLKQPDKPASTAPITRAYSQDDVQQILHLALTRQEEGGEMSRAQLLEIAHDLNISSENLQAAEIEWNNRQGELQSRQVFDAYRHSKLQQNFVKFSIVNSFFVLLNLVSSHELSWSLYIVLAWGLGLALQGWKTYQTEGEEYEQAFQRWRVKKQLGQSFNTLMMKWLKPSL
- the recJ gene encoding single-stranded-DNA-specific exonuclease RecJ, producing MLDELSHQPPRNSRLPNQRWQIFPQKPELAAQLAAATGLSSVLAQVLIDRGIETPAQAEAYLNPDSLLLPSPLDEFPDLAMSVELLQEAITSQHKIAICGDYDADGMTSTALLIRALRWLGASVDYAIPSRMQEGYGINRRIVEEFHSDGVQLILTVDNGISAYDPVDRARQLGLKIIITDHHDIPEKLPPANAILNPKLIREDSPYRGVAGVGVAYILAITLAQKLDKTHGLIHPLRELMTLGTIADLAPLTGVNRRWVKLGLRQLPNSKLAGVQALIQVAGVSARGKGGENSHPPIKDSKTLKPEDIGFRLGPRINAVGRIGDPQIVIELLTTDDMGLALERAMQCEQINERRQQLCAQIEQEAIAYVENSDVDIQQERVLVVVQPNWHHGVIGIVASRLVERYGVPVFIGTFESEEHIRGSARSIPEFNIFEALQFCDDLLGKYGGHRAAGGFSMAAGNIEALRERLSKFAHKCLDPAHLKPLVQIDTLVNLHQINLDLYQQIDALQPCGIDNREPVFWTPNVRVVEQKPIGKGHIKVTLVQEADALTCQPPARIKAVAWRWGDYFPLPTRVDVAFQLKENNWNGNTTVELELAGVRLPESSGEESGRGGKILKSPNSSYSNSLTLTLLYPKAPAIQIVPEWVKVSNFNQLLSQLQGKVLIYGAGKPEIAADLTNCEIEYDRPRHICDAFILWTLPPSGSHLQWLLAIGKPRQIYLCDQVPLMPTATELKSHLQKYLKNSPDKPINLLQLSQQWWVAPCTVVAGLRELGYPCPDFPQTFSLAMELKRLHRWYVYPAQKLAQIKWA